From Enhydrobacter sp., the proteins below share one genomic window:
- a CDS encoding deoxyguanosinetriphosphate triphosphohydrolase: MPSRHALAPYATLPWRSRGRLHPEPEAPPRSPFQRDRDRIIHSTAFRRLKHKTQVFVFHEGDHYRTRLTHSLEVAQIARTICRTLELDEDLGEAVALAHDLGHTPFGHAGEEALHAAMKPFGGFDHNAQTLRILTKLEERYAEFNGLNLSWEALEGAVKHNGPLLEGGRTLDDLPAAIVEYCRDQDLELAGHAGPEAQVAALSDDIAYNNHDIDDGLRAGLFEVADLAELPLVGEMFVAVEKKYPGIGQTRLIHEAVRRVINAMVEDVLAETRRRLADAAPKSVTDIRALGRPVVGFSDAMAANDQVIKAFLYKRMYEHWHLERTHSKARRVVMDLFGLLFAEPNCLPPPWRERAEAAERPARARIVADYIAGMTDRFALDEHKRLFDLYQ; the protein is encoded by the coding sequence ATGCCGAGTCGCCACGCGCTGGCGCCCTATGCCACCCTGCCGTGGCGGAGCCGCGGCCGGCTTCATCCCGAACCCGAGGCGCCGCCGCGCAGCCCGTTCCAGCGCGATCGCGACCGCATCATCCATTCGACGGCGTTTCGTCGGCTGAAGCACAAGACGCAGGTCTTCGTCTTCCACGAAGGCGATCACTACCGCACGCGGCTCACCCATTCGCTCGAGGTTGCCCAGATCGCGCGCACGATCTGCCGCACGCTCGAGCTCGACGAGGATCTCGGCGAGGCCGTCGCGCTCGCCCACGATCTCGGCCACACGCCGTTCGGCCATGCCGGCGAGGAGGCACTGCACGCGGCGATGAAGCCGTTCGGCGGCTTCGACCACAACGCCCAGACGCTGCGCATCCTTACCAAGCTCGAGGAACGCTATGCCGAATTCAACGGGCTGAACCTCAGCTGGGAAGCGCTGGAGGGCGCGGTCAAGCACAACGGTCCGCTGCTCGAGGGTGGCCGCACGCTCGACGACCTGCCGGCCGCCATCGTCGAATACTGCCGCGACCAGGATCTCGAGCTCGCCGGCCATGCCGGGCCGGAGGCCCAGGTCGCCGCCCTCAGCGACGACATCGCCTACAACAACCACGACATCGACGACGGCCTGCGCGCCGGCCTGTTCGAGGTTGCCGATCTCGCGGAGTTGCCGCTGGTCGGCGAGATGTTCGTGGCGGTCGAGAAGAAGTATCCCGGCATCGGTCAAACACGACTGATCCACGAAGCCGTGCGCCGGGTCATCAATGCCATGGTCGAGGACGTGCTGGCCGAGACGCGCCGGCGGCTGGCCGACGCCGCGCCGAAATCGGTGACCGACATCCGCGCACTTGGCCGGCCGGTTGTCGGCTTCTCCGACGCGATGGCGGCCAACGACCAAGTCATCAAGGCCTTCCTCTACAAGCGCATGTACGAGCACTGGCACCTCGAGCGCACCCACTCCAAGGCGCGCCGCGTGGTGATGGACCTGTTCGGCCTGTTGTTCGCCGAGCCCAACTGCCTGCCGCCGCCCTGGCGCGAGCGCGCCGAGGCGGCCGAGCGGCCGGCGCGGGCCCGCATCGTCGCCGACTACATCGCCGGCATGACCGACCGCTTCGCCCTGGACGAGCACAAGCGGCTCTTTGATCTCTACCAATAA
- a CDS encoding universal stress protein has translation MAKLKAILVAVDGSQNSDRAVGHALDLMSGGLATELHFLNVQPNLGGAISSFVSRQDIDSYHRDEGNKALASAVELARKAGVAATVHIGVGRQGAIVNDFARKLGAGLIVLGTRGHTGLAGVLLGSVAQDVIAHVDAPVTLVK, from the coding sequence ATGGCCAAGTTGAAGGCGATCCTGGTGGCGGTCGACGGTTCGCAGAATTCGGACCGCGCGGTCGGCCACGCCCTCGACCTGATGTCGGGCGGCCTGGCGACCGAGCTGCACTTCCTCAACGTGCAGCCCAATCTCGGCGGCGCCATCTCCTCGTTCGTGTCGCGCCAGGACATCGATTCCTACCACCGTGACGAGGGCAACAAGGCGCTGGCCTCGGCGGTCGAGCTCGCCCGGAAGGCGGGCGTCGCCGCCACGGTCCATATCGGCGTCGGCCGGCAGGGCGCGATCGTCAACGACTTCGCGCGCAAGCTCGGCGCGGGCCTGATCGTGCTCGGCACGCGCGGACATACCGGGCTCGCCGGCGTGCTGCTGGGCTCGGTGGCGCAGGACGTCATCGCCCATGTCGACGCGCCGGTGACGTTGGTGAAGTAG